The Leptospira johnsonii genome window below encodes:
- a CDS encoding transketolase family protein, with protein sequence MGAVSASSADQKATRDGYGDALHELGAGRSDIVVLDADLSGSTKTNKFAKAFPDRFFNVGVAEQNLVGHAAGLALSGYVPFASSFAMFLSGRAWEVVRNSVVYPFLNVKLVASHGGITVGEDGASHQCIEDFATMRAIPEMVVICPSDYNETKQIIHAIADYKGPVYVRVGRPNLPLIERENYKFEIGKAEVMREGKDVLIIANGVLVNEAMIAVKELEAEGIQATLLNMATIKPIDKEAILKYAKLCGAVVTCEEHNVIGGLGSAVSEFLSEEHPVRVLKLGMKDSFGKSGTWSGLLDYFGLRSKNIVELAKKAVQSK encoded by the coding sequence ATGGGAGCAGTATCCGCATCTAGCGCAGATCAAAAAGCAACCAGAGACGGTTACGGAGACGCATTGCACGAATTAGGTGCCGGGCGTTCCGATATCGTAGTACTAGACGCGGATCTTTCCGGTTCTACTAAAACCAATAAATTCGCAAAAGCATTTCCGGATCGTTTTTTCAACGTAGGGGTTGCAGAGCAGAATTTAGTGGGGCATGCAGCCGGACTCGCTCTTTCAGGTTACGTTCCATTTGCTTCTTCTTTCGCGATGTTTTTATCCGGAAGAGCCTGGGAAGTAGTGCGTAATAGCGTAGTTTATCCTTTCTTGAACGTGAAATTAGTAGCTTCTCACGGTGGAATTACAGTTGGTGAGGACGGGGCTTCTCACCAATGTATCGAAGATTTTGCCACTATGAGAGCCATTCCTGAAATGGTAGTGATCTGTCCTTCCGATTATAACGAAACAAAACAGATCATTCATGCAATTGCAGATTATAAGGGACCTGTTTACGTAAGAGTAGGCCGTCCGAATCTTCCTTTGATCGAAAGAGAAAATTATAAATTCGAGATCGGAAAAGCTGAAGTGATGAGAGAAGGTAAAGACGTTCTTATCATCGCAAACGGAGTTCTGGTAAACGAAGCAATGATCGCTGTAAAAGAGCTGGAAGCAGAAGGTATCCAAGCCACTCTTTTGAATATGGCGACCATTAAGCCTATCGATAAAGAAGCTATATTAAAATATGCTAAACTTTGCGGTGCAGTTGTTACCTGCGAAGAGCATAATGTGATCGGTGGACTGGGTTCTGCAGTCAGCGAATTCTTATCCGAAGAACATCCTGTGCGTGTTCTAAAGCTGGGAATGAAGGACAGTTTCGGTAAATCCGGCACCTGGTCCGGGCTTCTGGATTATTTCGGTCTTAGATCCAAAAACATAGTGGAACTAGCAAAAAAAGCAGTCCAATCCAAATAG
- the metK gene encoding methionine adenosyltransferase, which translates to MSLQDFIFTSESVSEGHPDKVCDQISDAILDAYLAQDLKSRVACETLVTTNLVVVAGEVTSKGKIDAVEIARNVIKDIGYNDVSLGFDAEFAVVSSHIHAQSPDISQGVTEGEGLFKEQGAGDQGLMFGFAIDETPELMPMPIYYSHELVRHLSGLRHNGTLKWLRPDAKSQVTVEYKNGKPVRVDTVVISTQHSPDVSHKQIEESVIEQCIKKVIPANFLKDTKYFINPTGQFIIGGPHGDTGLTGRKIIVDTYGGFGRHGGGAFSGKDPSKVDRSAAYMGRYIAKNVVAAGLASQCEVQLAYAIGVAEPVSVHVDTFGTGKLSEEEIVKRIKANFKLTPRGITESLQLLDKGRKYRETAAYGHFGRSGETFTWERTDKAGALKG; encoded by the coding sequence CGTATCTAGCTCAGGATCTTAAATCCAGGGTAGCCTGCGAGACTTTAGTGACTACCAATTTGGTAGTAGTTGCCGGAGAAGTTACCAGCAAGGGAAAAATTGACGCAGTAGAGATCGCAAGAAACGTAATCAAGGATATCGGATACAACGATGTTTCCCTTGGATTCGATGCTGAGTTTGCAGTGGTTTCTTCCCATATTCACGCCCAAAGTCCTGATATTTCTCAAGGTGTTACAGAGGGAGAAGGTCTGTTTAAGGAGCAAGGAGCTGGAGACCAAGGTTTGATGTTCGGTTTCGCAATCGACGAAACTCCTGAACTGATGCCTATGCCGATCTACTATTCCCATGAATTAGTAAGGCATTTATCCGGTCTTCGACATAACGGCACATTAAAATGGCTTCGTCCGGACGCTAAGTCCCAGGTAACCGTGGAATACAAGAACGGTAAACCGGTTCGTGTGGACACCGTTGTGATTTCCACTCAACACTCTCCTGATGTTTCTCACAAACAGATCGAAGAATCTGTAATTGAGCAATGTATCAAGAAGGTCATCCCTGCCAATTTCTTGAAAGATACGAAATATTTTATTAACCCTACCGGACAGTTCATTATCGGTGGGCCTCACGGAGATACAGGTCTGACCGGACGTAAGATCATTGTGGATACTTACGGTGGTTTCGGAAGACATGGTGGTGGAGCATTCTCCGGAAAAGATCCTTCCAAAGTGGACCGTTCCGCTGCTTACATGGGTAGATATATCGCGAAAAACGTGGTAGCTGCAGGTCTTGCATCCCAATGTGAGGTGCAGTTGGCTTATGCGATCGGTGTAGCTGAGCCAGTTTCGGTTCATGTGGACACTTTTGGAACAGGTAAACTTTCCGAAGAAGAGATCGTTAAAAGAATTAAAGCAAACTTCAAACTGACTCCAAGAGGGATCACTGAGTCCTTACAGTTATTGGATAAGGGAAGAAAATACAGGGAAACCGCCGCTTACGGACATTTCGGAAGAAGTGGAGAAACATTCACCTGGGAAAGAACTGATAAAGCAGGAGCATTGAAAGGTTAA